Proteins encoded together in one Bacteroidota bacterium window:
- a CDS encoding PKD domain-containing protein translates to MKADNLLILLSVVIMILTGCTKADEADRANVGTLTYPIASFSYSGNEQPSPVVVSFTNTSQYANAYRWNFGDGITSTEINPSHKFINSTPDPKNFLVVLTATDTTTMLSNTRSQAVRILPSKK, encoded by the coding sequence ATGAAAGCTGATAACCTCTTAATCTTACTATCTGTTGTCATCATGATTCTTACGGGATGCACCAAGGCAGACGAAGCGGACAGAGCCAATGTTGGCACACTCACCTACCCTATTGCCAGTTTCAGCTATTCAGGCAATGAGCAACCCAGCCCTGTGGTTGTTTCTTTCACTAACACTTCCCAATATGCCAACGCTTACCGCTGGAATTTCGGAGATGGGATAACATCAACGGAAATTAATCCTTCTCACAAATTCATCAATTCAACTCCCGATCCAAAGAATTTCCTGGTAGTGCTAACGGCAACCGATACCACCACCATGTTGAGCAATACACGCTCACAGGCAGTAAGGATACTTCCATCAAAAAAATAA